From Carya illinoinensis cultivar Pawnee chromosome 5, C.illinoinensisPawnee_v1, whole genome shotgun sequence, one genomic window encodes:
- the LOC122310461 gene encoding probable polygalacturonase yields the protein MSKGLILIVISDVLIHGLTILAPIDSPNTDEIDPGDDCIAVKSGWDQYGIKFGMPTKHLIIRRLTCISPDSATIALGSEMSGGIQDVRAEDITAINTQSGIRIKTAIGRGAYVKDIFVRRMTLTTMKWVFLMSGFYNQHLDTNFDPKAISEIKVINYRDIVATNVTGGARLEGIAQDHFTGICISNVTISLSKMPKELQWNCTNIAGVMSNVTLEPCHLLPKKEKVDCAFPKDRLPVEDVHLKTCSTTETA from the exons ATGTCTAAGGGACTCATTCTTATTGTTATCAG CGATGTGCTAATCCATGGGCTGACAATCCTTGCCCCTATTGACTCTCCTAACACAGATGAGATAGACCCAG GGGATGATTGCATTGCCGTAAAAAGTGGTTGGGATCAATATGGCATTAAATTTGGAATGCCCACAAAGCACCTAATCATCAGAAGGTTAACCTGCATATCCCCCGACAGTGCCACCATTGCTCTAGGTAGTGAAATGTCTGGTGGAATTCAAGATGTTAGGGCTGAAGACATCACAGCCATTAACACTCAATCAGGTATTAGAATCAAGACTGCTATCGGTAGAGGAGCTTATGTGAAGGATATCTTTGTAAGAAGAATGACCCTCACAACTATGAAGTGGGTTTTCTTGATGTCAGGCTTTTATAATCAACACCTTGACACTAATTTTGACCCGAAAGCTATTTCGGAGATTAAAGTAATCAATTACAGAGATATTGTGGCGACGAATGTTACTGGTGGAGCAAGACTTGAGGGGATTGCCCAAGATCATTTTACAGGAATATGCATTTCTAATGTGACTATCTCATTGAGTAAGATGCCAAAGGAATTGCAGTGGAATTGCACTAATATTGCTGGAGTGATGAGCAATGTGACTCTTGAACCCTGCCATTTGTTgcccaaaaaggaaaaagttgaTTGTGCCTTTCCTAAGGATAGGTTGCCCGTTGAGGATGTACACTTGAAGACTTGTTCTACTACGGAAACTGCCTAG